From a region of the Procambarus clarkii isolate CNS0578487 chromosome 2, FALCON_Pclarkii_2.0, whole genome shotgun sequence genome:
- the LOC138366613 gene encoding uncharacterized protein → MKRRTGEDRYTENDKEVYEELNKRFEDVFTIERGEITAVGEGAIYQADLEGFEITRDEVKRHLLDLDIQSAFEVSNKNSDIHNSDTVTYIQANTADFERIGKVAPSCNIARLTQKVRKREGRPGKCSEAGCSLKVPSITAGALFISSWKARDAQGIYVEVSSILERAVRCHPALRRPRCHPVLRRPAVIRSSEGPAVIRSSEGLAVIRPSEGPPVIRSSEGPAVIRSSEGPAVIRSSEGPAVIRSSEGPAVIWPSEGPAVIRSSEGPAVIRSSEGPAVIRSSEGPPVIRSSEGPAVIRPSEGPAVILPSEGPAVIRSSEGPGVIRSSEGPLSSGPQKAPLSSGPQKAPLSSSPQKAPLSSGPQKASLSSGPRKASCHPVLRRPAVIRSSEGPAVIRSSEGPAVIRSSEDSAVIRSSEVLAVIRPSEGQLSSGPWKASCHPALGRPAVIRPSEGPAVFRSSKGPAVIRSSEGQLSSGPQKASCHPALRRSRCHPVLRRPRCHPVLRRPAVIRPSEGPAVIRSSEGPAVIRSSEGPAVIRPSEGPAVIRSSEGPAVIRPSEG, encoded by the exons aTGAAACGTAGaacgggcgaggacaggtacacagagaatgataaagaggtgtatgaagaactcaacaagaggttcgaggacgtcttcacaatagaacgaggtgagATCACTGCGGTAGGAGAGGGGGCAATATACCAGGCGGacctggaagggttcgaaattacgagagatgaggtcaagagacacctgttggatctggat ATACAGTCAGCTTTTGAGGTTTCAAATAAAAACTCTGATATCCACAACTCTGACACTGTAACATATATACAAGCGAAcacggcagattttgaaagaattGGCAAGGTAGCGccaag CTGCAACATTGCCAGATTAACGCAGAAAGTGAGGAAA AGGGAGGGTCGGCCAGGGAAATGTAGCGAGGCCGGGTGCTCACTAAAGGTGCCCTCCATCACTGCCGGAGCCTTGTTTATCTCCTCCTGGAAGGCTCGTGATGCTCAAGGTATATACGTTGAAGTGAGCTCAATTCTGGAGAGGGCAGTCCGCTGTCATCCGGCCCTCAGAAGGCCCCGCTGTCATCCGGTCCTCAGAAGGCCCGCTGTCATCCGGTCCTCAGAAGGCCCCGCTGTCATCCGGTCCTCAGAAGGCCTCGCTGTCATCCGGCCCTCAGAAGGCCCCCCTGTCATCCGGTCCTCAGAAGGCCCCGCTGTCATCCGGTCCTCAGAAGGCCCCGCTGTCATCCGGTCCTCAGAAGGCCCCGCTGTCATCCGGTCCTCAGAAGGCCCCGCTGTCATCTGGCCCTCAGAAGGCCCCGCTGTCATCCGGTCCTCAGAAGGCCCCGCTGTCATCCGGTCCTCAGAAGGCCCCGCTGTCATCCGGTCCTCAGAAGGCCCCCCTGTCATCCGGTCCTCAGAAGGCCCCGCTGTCATCCGGCCCTCAGAAGGCCCCGCTGTCATCCTGCCCTCAGAAGGCCCCGCTGTCATCCGGTCCTCAGAAGGCCCCGGTGTCATCCGGTCCTCAGAAGGCCCGCTGTCATCCGGTCCTCAGAAGGCCCCGCTGTCATCCGGTCCTCAGAAGGCCCCGCTGTCATCCAGTCCTCAGAAGGCCCCGCTGTCATCCGGTCCTCAGAAGGCCTCGCTGTCATCCGGCCCTCGGAAGGCCAGCTGTCATCCGGTCCTCAGAAGGCCCGCTGTCATCCGGTCCTCAGAAGGCCCCGCTGTCATCCGATCCTCAGAAGGCCCCGCTGTCATCCGGTCCTCAGAAGACTCCGCTGTCATCCGATCCTCAGAAGTACTCGCTGTCATCCGGCCCTCGGAAGGCCAGCTGTCATCCGGCCCTTGGAAGGCCAGCTGTCATCCGGCCCTCGGAAGGCCCGCTGTCATCCGGCCCTCAGAAGGCCCCGCTGTCTTCCGGTCCTCAAAAGGTCCCGCTGTCATCCGGTCCTCAGAAGGCCAGCTGTCATCCGGTCCTCAGAAGGCCAGCTGTCATCCGGCCCTCAGAAGGTCCCGCTGTCATCCGGTCCTCAGAAGGCCCCGCTGTCATCCGGTCCTCAGAAGGCCAGCTGTCATCCGGCCCTCAGAAGGCCCCGCTGTCATCCGGTCCTCAGAAGGCCCCGCTGTCATCCGGTCCTCAGAAGGCCCCGCTGTCATCCGGCCCTCAGAAGGCCCCGCTGTCATCCGGTCCTCAGAAGGCCCCGCTGTCATCCGGCCCTCAGAAGGCTAG